The Arcobacter roscoffensis genome segment ATAAAAAACTATTTAAGATAAAGGTTAAAAACATTGATTTTAAAAGGGAGCTTTTCATGATTTACCATAGAGACAAATATAAAAGTAAACTCTTTTTAGAATTCACTTCATACATACGAGATTGTTTTTATAAAAACTTTTATGAATGATTACAAAGTAATTACAGTTACAATTTGATTACATAAAAAAGAAGATATATTTAGTAATAATTTGTCATGATTCCACCAACATAATAAAAAAGGATATTCATGACATTTATTCCAGTCTCAACACAACTTTTACAAGCTGTAAAATCTAATAATGCAATAAAAGTAGAAGAGCTTATTTTAAACTCTGATACAAAAAGAGAACTTATCTTAGAACATGTATTAGAACATGGAGAAAAGTCTTTAGCTAATTTACTTCCAAGGTTTAGAAGTAAAGGATTAGTTTTAAATATTCAAAGTTTATTAAATATCTAAAAACTAGACTTTTTTTCTAACCAAAGGCTAATTTCTTCCTTGCCTTTAGAGTTTAAGGAATAAATACCCTTTCCAACTCTATCAAACCAAGCATAAAAATTATTGTACATAATATCCCTAGCTTTAGGTTCATCCAAATCTTTAGCTATAGCTGAGGCTTTACTATCTCCATGTTCTTGTAAATATATAGCTACTTTTAAAGCTTTTTGCCTATAAGAAGTAAGTACTCCTTTTTTACTTGCCATTCCACCAAGATTTGGATCCCCTATTCTACTTTGAAATTCTGCTAAAAGTTTTTCTTTTTTTTGTTTTATTTTTCTTGGTTTATACTCAGTTGGGTCTAATACTACTTCAACACTATTTTTAGTTACATCTATTAAAATAAGTCCAAACCCTAAAATTTTTAGAAGTTTAACAGTTAGTTTTCTCTTCTTTTTAAAAGCTTTTGAGTCCTTGGGAATACCTATATAAACTACAGATGATAAGCTAAGTCTATCTACACTTTGAAGTAAAACATCGAGATTTAAAGAGAGTTTTAACTCAACAATAAGAGGTTCTTCATCTTCTCTTATTGCTAAAACATCACAGTCACAAACTTCCCCTTTAACTTTATAGTTTTGTCCTTCTAAATATTGTTTTAGAGGTAGATATAAATCAGATTCTTTCATATATTATTACTTTTCAAAATTTTTTATTTAGTTTACCTTTTATTAGTTTTTATTGTATTGAAAATAGCTTATTTTTATTATATAAATGTGTGCAAAAGAAATACTTTGATAATATCTTATAATTAAAACTCAAGGTAGATTATGAGAATTTTACATGCATTAGCACAAAGACCAGGCAGAACAGGAAGTGGTGTATTTTTACAACAGTTATTTAAAGCAGGCTTAGAAAAAGGTTATGAACAAGCTGTATTAGCAGGAGTTCCACTAGAAGAGAAAGAACCTGATATAGATAATCTTGATATAAAAAACTTCTATCCTATACTATTTGAAACAGCAGAACTTCCTTTTCCTGTTGTTGGAATGAGTGATATAATGCCTTATAAAAGTACAAAGTATAGTGATATAGATGAAACTATGTATAATATGTATGAAAAAGAGTTCAAAAAAGTAATCAAAAAAGCAGTTGAAGAGTTCAAACCTGATGTTGTTATTTCAAATCATATTTGGCTTTTATCTACATTTATCAAAGATTTATACCCAAATCTTAAAACATTAGTTTTATGTCATGGAACGGATTTGAGGCAAATGGAACTTTCAAAACATCTATTGCCTATTGTAAAAGAAAAAATTCCTAAATGTGATTATCTTTTTGCTTTAAATTCTGTACAAGCACAAAGTATTAAAAACTTATATGATGTAGAAGATGAGCAAGTTATTACAAGTGGTAGCGGATATAATCCTCAGATGTTCTTTCCTATAAAAAGAGAAAAAAACAAAAAAGTAAAAATTACTTATGTTGGAAAAATAGCCAATGCAAAGGGCCTTCCACATCTGATAAATGCAATTGAAAATACTACAAATTGTGAACACTTAGAACTAAACCTTATAGGAAAAGGAAGT includes the following:
- a CDS encoding DUF2161 family putative PD-(D/E)XK-type phosphodiesterase, with the translated sequence MKESDLYLPLKQYLEGQNYKVKGEVCDCDVLAIREDEEPLIVELKLSLNLDVLLQSVDRLSLSSVVYIGIPKDSKAFKKKRKLTVKLLKILGFGLILIDVTKNSVEVVLDPTEYKPRKIKQKKEKLLAEFQSRIGDPNLGGMASKKGVLTSYRQKALKVAIYLQEHGDSKASAIAKDLDEPKARDIMYNNFYAWFDRVGKGIYSLNSKGKEEISLWLEKKSSF
- a CDS encoding glycosyltransferase family 4 protein, which produces MRILHALAQRPGRTGSGVFLQQLFKAGLEKGYEQAVLAGVPLEEKEPDIDNLDIKNFYPILFETAELPFPVVGMSDIMPYKSTKYSDIDETMYNMYEKEFKKVIKKAVEEFKPDVVISNHIWLLSTFIKDLYPNLKTLVLCHGTDLRQMELSKHLLPIVKEKIPKCDYLFALNSVQAQSIKNLYDVEDEQVITSGSGYNPQMFFPIKREKNKKVKITYVGKIANAKGLPHLINAIENTTNCEHLELNLIGKGSGDESKNIIESIKTKKADIKYLGALPQNELENQLRHSDIFILPSFYEGLPLVVIEALASGAKVIATDLPGLDDFLGDKIKELDAIRYISMPKLETVDTPYQNEIECFEKDITSKLDEVSNEILNDKEYKIDEVIKLLEDKTWLGLFNRLEKRF